One genomic segment of Rhizobium viscosum includes these proteins:
- a CDS encoding type II toxin-antitoxin system VapC family toxin: MQGVSRIYLDTNIFIMAFERRDETSDRLAQLLAAGDADAEPRFVTSELTLSELLVTPYRQNDDSLIDVYEGLILTNSWLEVLPIVPPTLRYAAVLRSQYGSLKLPDAIHLSTAIGANCSHVLTDDRGIKDEYRLTHRRYGRTTEARPLTVLRPDEPTLSSLLKNPVE, encoded by the coding sequence ATGCAAGGTGTCAGTAGAATTTATCTCGACACGAATATTTTCATCATGGCATTCGAGAGGCGGGACGAGACGAGTGATCGCCTCGCTCAACTGCTTGCAGCAGGCGATGCTGATGCCGAGCCGAGATTTGTGACGAGTGAGTTGACGCTATCCGAGCTTCTGGTGACGCCATATCGTCAGAATGACGACAGTCTGATTGATGTTTATGAAGGGCTGATCCTAACGAACAGCTGGCTTGAAGTGCTCCCGATCGTTCCGCCCACACTTCGATATGCTGCTGTGCTGCGGTCTCAATATGGCAGCCTGAAATTACCGGACGCCATTCATCTATCGACGGCCATCGGTGCAAACTGTTCGCATGTCCTGACGGACGATCGGGGAATAAAGGACGAATACCGGCTCACCCATCGCAGATATGGGCGGACAACGGAAGCTCGGCCCTTGACCGTTCTTCGCCCGGATGAACCCACTCTTTCCTCCCTCCTGAAAAATCCAGTCGAATGA
- a CDS encoding ABC transporter permease, producing MDVAANPTTSAPVRPPRKGILSPTNVRRWRNFKANRRGYWSLWLFLVLFVLSLLAEFIANDRPIIASYKGEILFPVIIDYPEEKFGGFLAETDYRSSVISDEIEANGWMIWPPIRYSYQSVNSNIPHSAPTAPFWLMSSQERCSAYPEGVNDPGCRLGNLNWLGTDDQARDVLARVIYGFRISVLFGLVLTICSAVIGVTAGAIQGYFGGWTDLFFQRFIEIWSSMPVLYILLIIAAILPPGFFVLLGIMLLFSWVGFVGVVRAEFLRARNFEYVRAARALGVNNRTIMWRHMLPNAMVATLTFLPFILSGSITTLTSLDFLGFGMPPGSPSLGELIAQGKANLQAPWLGLTAFFTMSIMLSLLIFIGEAVRDAFDPRKTFG from the coding sequence ATGGATGTCGCCGCAAACCCAACGACATCAGCGCCCGTCCGCCCGCCCCGCAAGGGCATCTTGTCACCGACCAACGTCAGGCGGTGGCGGAACTTCAAGGCCAACAGGCGCGGCTACTGGTCGCTCTGGCTGTTCCTCGTCCTCTTCGTGCTCAGCTTGCTTGCCGAGTTCATCGCCAATGACAGGCCGATCATCGCCTCCTACAAGGGCGAGATCCTTTTCCCCGTCATCATCGATTATCCCGAGGAGAAGTTCGGCGGCTTCCTGGCCGAAACGGACTATCGCTCCTCCGTTATATCGGATGAGATCGAGGCCAACGGATGGATGATCTGGCCGCCGATCCGTTATTCCTACCAGTCGGTCAATTCCAATATCCCGCATTCGGCCCCGACCGCGCCCTTCTGGCTGATGTCATCGCAGGAGCGCTGCTCGGCCTATCCTGAGGGCGTCAACGATCCCGGCTGCAGGCTCGGCAATCTCAACTGGCTCGGCACCGACGATCAGGCCCGCGACGTGCTCGCCCGCGTCATCTACGGTTTCCGCATTTCCGTTCTCTTCGGCCTGGTGCTCACCATCTGCTCGGCCGTCATCGGCGTGACGGCCGGTGCCATCCAGGGCTATTTCGGCGGCTGGACGGACCTGTTTTTCCAGCGTTTCATCGAGATCTGGTCCTCGATGCCGGTGCTCTACATTCTGCTGATCATCGCCGCCATCCTGCCGCCCGGCTTCTTCGTGCTGCTCGGCATCATGCTGCTCTTCTCCTGGGTGGGCTTCGTGGGCGTCGTGCGCGCCGAGTTCCTGCGCGCCCGCAATTTCGAATATGTCCGGGCTGCAAGGGCGCTTGGCGTCAACAACCGCACCATCATGTGGCGGCACATGCTGCCGAATGCGATGGTGGCGACGCTGACCTTCCTGCCCTTCATACTCTCGGGCTCGATCACCACGCTGACCTCGCTCGACTTCCTGGGTTTCGGCATGCCACCGGGCTCTCCCTCGCTCGGTGAACTGATCGCCCAGGGCAAGGCCAATCTTCAGGCGCCATGGCTCGGGCTGACGGCCTTCTTCACCATGTCGATCATGCTGTCGCTGCTGATCTTCATCGGCGAGGCGGTGCGCGATGCCTTCGATCCGAGAAAGACGTTCGGATGA
- a CDS encoding microcin C ABC transporter permease YejB — protein MGAYVIRRLLLMIPTIVGIMAISFIVVQFAPGGPVEQVIAQLTGQADSADQRLSGGGDLLGGGGGEEGSKYRGAQGLDPEFIAKLEKQFGFDKPPLTRFGEMMWNYIRFDFGESFFRNTSVLNLIKEKLPVSISLGIWILIFSYAISIPLGIRKAVKDGSTFDVWTSGIIVIGYAVPSFLFGILLIVLFAGGSFYDWFPLRGLVSDNFDQLAWWQKPLDYFWHLTLPLISLSLASFATTTLLTKNSFIDEIKKQYVITARAKGLNERQVLYGHVFRNAMLIVIASFPSAFISAFFTGSLLIENIFSLDGLGRLGYLSVVNRDYPIVFATLYIFSLLGLFVGLISDLIYTWIDPRIDFERRDV, from the coding sequence ATGGGCGCCTATGTCATTCGCCGCCTGCTTCTGATGATACCGACCATCGTCGGCATCATGGCGATTTCCTTCATCGTCGTTCAATTCGCGCCCGGCGGCCCCGTCGAGCAGGTGATCGCCCAGTTGACCGGTCAGGCCGACAGCGCCGACCAGCGCCTGTCCGGAGGCGGCGATCTTCTCGGCGGAGGTGGCGGCGAAGAAGGTTCGAAATATCGCGGTGCGCAGGGCCTCGATCCGGAGTTCATCGCCAAGCTCGAAAAGCAGTTCGGCTTCGACAAGCCGCCGCTGACCCGCTTCGGCGAGATGATGTGGAACTATATCCGCTTCGATTTCGGCGAGAGTTTCTTCCGCAATACGAGCGTTCTCAATCTCATCAAGGAGAAGCTGCCGGTCTCGATCTCGCTCGGCATCTGGATCCTGATCTTCTCCTACGCCATCTCCATCCCGCTCGGCATTCGCAAGGCTGTGAAGGACGGATCGACCTTCGACGTCTGGACGTCAGGCATCATCGTCATCGGTTATGCCGTGCCGAGTTTCCTCTTCGGCATCCTTCTGATCGTGCTTTTCGCCGGCGGCTCCTTCTATGACTGGTTCCCTCTGCGCGGCCTCGTCTCGGACAATTTCGACCAGCTCGCCTGGTGGCAGAAGCCGCTCGATTATTTCTGGCACCTCACGCTGCCGCTGATCTCGCTGTCGCTGGCATCCTTTGCCACGACGACGCTTCTGACCAAGAATTCCTTCATCGACGAGATCAAGAAGCAATATGTCATTACCGCGCGCGCCAAGGGCCTGAATGAACGGCAGGTGCTCTACGGCCATGTTTTCCGAAATGCCATGCTGATCGTCATTGCGAGCTTCCCGAGCGCCTTCATCTCCGCCTTCTTCACCGGCTCGCTCCTGATCGAAAACATCTTCTCGCTCGATGGCCTCGGCCGCCTCGGCTACCTCTCCGTCGTCAACCGCGATTATCCGATCGTCTTTGCGACGCTCTACATCTTCTCGCTGCTCGGCCTCTTCGTCGGCCTGATTTCGGACCTGATCTATACCTGGATCGATCCGCGCATCGATTTCGAGCGGAGGGATGTCTGA
- a CDS encoding extracellular solute-binding protein, producing the protein MAALWSKIGLFLSLAVLLLPLSSMAEDQEFRIGSSVINEPKYQPGFTHFDYVNPNAPKGGDLRLSTTGTFDTFNPVLDKGEVATGLTLVYDTLMKSADEELLVSYGLLAEGLSFPPDVSSATFRLRKEAKWADGQPVTPEDVVFSFDKTKELNPLTFNYYRHVVKAEKTGDRDVTFTFDEKNNRELPNILGQLTIVPKHWWEAPGPDGKPRDISRTTLEPVMGSGPYKIADFSPGATIRYELRDDYWGKDLNVNVGQNNFRNVIYSYFGDRDVEFEAFRAGNVDYRQDNQASRWATAYDFPAVKDGRVKREEPTNALRATGIMQALVPNMRRDLFKDIRVREALNYAFDFEDLNRNLAYNAFERIDSYFWNTELASSGLPQGRELEILQGLKDKVPPAVFTTPYTNPVAGDPQKLRDNLRKAIALFKEAGWELKGNRMVNVATGQPMSFEILLSNPSFERSVLPYTNNLRKIGVDARLRTVDASQYTNRVRSFDYDMIWGIWGETMNPGNEQADYWGSEAAKQTGSRNYAGIADPAVDALIRMVIFAPNRAEQVAAIKAMDRVLLANHYVVPLFYSRTSRIAYWNTITRPAEFPAYGLGFPAAWWSTSAK; encoded by the coding sequence ATGGCGGCTCTGTGGTCGAAGATCGGTCTGTTTCTGTCGCTTGCGGTTCTTCTTCTTCCGCTTTCGTCAATGGCGGAGGATCAGGAGTTCCGCATCGGAAGTTCTGTTATCAATGAACCGAAATATCAGCCCGGCTTCACCCATTTCGACTACGTCAATCCGAACGCTCCGAAGGGTGGCGACCTTCGTCTCTCGACGACAGGCACGTTCGATACGTTCAATCCCGTGCTGGATAAGGGCGAGGTGGCGACCGGGCTGACGCTGGTCTACGACACGCTGATGAAATCCGCCGATGAGGAGCTTCTTGTTTCCTATGGCCTGCTTGCCGAAGGCCTCTCCTTCCCGCCTGACGTTTCCAGCGCGACATTTCGTCTGCGCAAGGAAGCGAAATGGGCGGACGGCCAGCCGGTGACGCCCGAAGACGTGGTCTTCAGCTTCGACAAGACCAAGGAACTCAATCCGCTCACCTTCAATTATTACCGCCACGTGGTGAAGGCCGAAAAGACCGGCGACCGCGACGTCACCTTCACCTTCGACGAGAAGAACAACCGGGAGCTTCCGAATATTCTCGGCCAGTTGACGATCGTCCCGAAACATTGGTGGGAGGCGCCTGGGCCGGATGGCAAGCCGCGCGACATTTCCAGGACGACGTTGGAACCCGTCATGGGTTCCGGTCCCTATAAGATCGCCGATTTCTCCCCCGGCGCGACAATCCGTTATGAACTGCGTGACGATTATTGGGGCAAGGACCTCAATGTGAATGTCGGCCAGAACAATTTCCGCAACGTCATCTACAGCTACTTCGGCGATCGGGATGTCGAGTTCGAGGCCTTCCGTGCCGGCAACGTGGATTATCGCCAGGACAATCAGGCGAGCCGCTGGGCGACGGCTTACGATTTTCCTGCCGTGAAGGATGGCCGCGTCAAGCGCGAGGAGCCGACGAACGCGTTGCGCGCGACGGGCATCATGCAGGCCCTGGTGCCCAATATGCGGCGCGACCTCTTCAAGGACATCAGGGTGCGCGAGGCATTGAACTATGCCTTCGACTTCGAGGACCTCAATCGCAACCTCGCTTACAACGCCTTCGAGCGGATCGACAGCTATTTCTGGAATACCGAACTCGCCTCCTCCGGCCTGCCGCAGGGGCGTGAGCTGGAAATACTGCAGGGTCTGAAGGACAAGGTTCCCCCTGCGGTCTTCACGACGCCCTACACCAATCCTGTTGCAGGTGACCCGCAAAAGCTTCGTGACAACCTGCGCAAGGCCATTGCTCTTTTCAAGGAGGCGGGTTGGGAGCTCAAGGGCAATCGCATGGTCAACGTGGCGACCGGCCAGCCGATGAGTTTCGAAATCCTCTTGTCCAACCCTTCTTTCGAACGTTCGGTTCTTCCCTACACGAATAACCTCAGGAAGATCGGCGTCGATGCACGCCTGCGCACGGTCGATGCCTCGCAATATACCAACCGCGTCAGAAGCTTCGATTACGACATGATCTGGGGCATCTGGGGCGAGACGATGAATCCCGGCAACGAGCAGGCCGACTACTGGGGTTCCGAGGCGGCGAAACAGACGGGTTCGCGCAACTATGCCGGTATTGCCGATCCTGCCGTCGATGCTCTGATCCGCATGGTTATTTTCGCGCCGAACCGGGCCGAACAGGTCGCAGCGATCAAAGCGATGGACCGCGTCCTGCTCGCCAATCATTATGTCGTGCCGCTGTTTTACTCCAGGACATCCCGCATCGCCTATTGGAACACGATCACGCGGCCGGCCGAGTTTCCGGCCTACGGCCTGGGCTTCCCCGCAGCCTGGTGGTCTACCTCGGCAAAATGA
- a CDS encoding TetR/AcrR family transcriptional regulator, which yields MTNTRIASQKSSPEPQTRVPKRQRGHERVAILLEAAARVFLEKGYDAATMTEIAAAANSSIGSLYQFFPTKLLLAEALHIDRLQRLNSGLAELAEKSRGKSAAEIGDAIFTRFGRFIEEYPEFPVLAARRDVPKERKAKSRAELRASITALLRNAEPSVERDVDLLGALVLELLRIVVAAANDPDGSGDPRLVGELRRMLRKRLEEVTP from the coding sequence ATGACAAATACGAGGATTGCCTCACAAAAATCAAGCCCTGAACCGCAGACCCGTGTGCCGAAGCGCCAGCGCGGCCATGAGCGCGTCGCGATCCTGCTGGAAGCGGCAGCCAGGGTCTTTCTCGAAAAAGGCTATGATGCGGCGACGATGACGGAGATTGCCGCGGCCGCAAATTCTTCGATCGGTTCGCTCTATCAGTTCTTCCCGACCAAGCTTCTGCTCGCCGAGGCGCTGCATATCGATCGCCTGCAGCGTTTGAACAGCGGGCTCGCCGAACTCGCGGAAAAGAGCAGGGGGAAGAGTGCTGCCGAAATCGGCGATGCGATTTTCACGCGGTTCGGCCGGTTCATCGAGGAGTACCCGGAATTTCCGGTTCTCGCCGCGCGGCGCGATGTGCCCAAGGAGCGCAAGGCGAAGTCGCGCGCGGAGCTTCGTGCCAGCATCACGGCGCTGTTGAGGAATGCCGAGCCTTCGGTGGAACGCGATGTCGATCTCCTGGGCGCCCTCGTCCTGGAGCTGCTGCGCATCGTCGTCGCGGCCGCCAACGACCCCGACGGCTCGGGCGATCCGCGCCTGGTCGGAGAGCTGCGGCGCATGCTTCGCAAGCGTCTCGAGGAAGTGACGCCCTGA
- a CDS encoding hydrolase → MSLYDPRTTALVSIDLQGFIVGRQLAPHPARQVIENTAAIAAKLKSEGGTVILVTVGFSPDYADAVNQPVDEPAVFPEGGLSAAALAAPAEIAALAVDVHIVKRQWSAFYGTELDLQLRRRGIRTVILTGIATNFGVEATIRDAYAHNYAVLAVEDAMSTFTAEMHSLACERILPRLSRVRKTAEVLAN, encoded by the coding sequence ATGTCCCTTTACGATCCCAGGACCACTGCACTCGTTTCCATCGACCTGCAAGGCTTCATCGTCGGCCGGCAGCTTGCGCCCCATCCCGCCCGGCAGGTGATCGAGAATACCGCGGCCATTGCCGCCAAACTGAAGTCGGAAGGCGGGACGGTGATCCTCGTTACCGTCGGATTCTCCCCGGACTATGCCGATGCTGTCAACCAGCCGGTGGACGAGCCGGCGGTTTTCCCCGAAGGCGGCCTTTCGGCGGCGGCACTTGCGGCACCGGCGGAAATCGCCGCGCTCGCCGTCGACGTCCATATCGTCAAGCGTCAGTGGAGCGCCTTCTACGGCACGGAGCTGGATCTCCAGCTTCGCCGCCGCGGCATCAGAACCGTCATCCTGACCGGCATCGCCACGAATTTCGGCGTCGAAGCGACGATCCGCGATGCGTATGCCCATAATTACGCTGTCCTCGCCGTCGAGGATGCGATGAGCACCTTCACCGCCGAAATGCATTCGCTTGCCTGCGAGCGCATCCTGCCGCGCCTTTCGCGCGTGCGCAAAACGGCCGAGGTTCTGGCCAACTGA